A stretch of DNA from Leptospira bouyouniensis:
AGAACACCCAACAAACAAAGAATATGTGGGAAAAGAAGAACCTAGAGATTGGATTTTTCCGGATGTCCAAGGTTATTACCCTTCTTTTTTTGCTTATTGGAAAAAATGTGAAAAAAAATTGAATCGAATAGGCGAGTTTCAGAATCCTAATCTATTTGATCAATGATGTCTAGTGATTGATTTCAAAATCAAAACTTAGATGATTAACAAAAACTTACAATTGCAAACTAAAAAAGTTAATTAATCCAATTCACTCTGGATTGACTTACTTGCACTTTGTTCAAATTGTAACATTCTTTCTCGGCTGATCCCAATTAAATTATGAGTAAGTACCAATGAATCACCTAAAAAATCAGGTGCTAAACGTATTTCTACGACACGATACCATGTTTCGTTAGGTGGAATACTAAACGCATGATTAACACATAAACACTTGAATTTAAATCCAAAACTATGTTCAACAGGCATGGCTGAATGTGGTGCTGCAAAAAAATAAACAGGATTCTCTGTTGTATTTTTCATTACGAGTAAAAATTGTTTTTTAGAACCAGGTTTCAACACAATTTGAGCATCTGGGATCGGGTCTCCGAAAGGAGCCCGTTTCCCCTCTTGCACAGTACCTGTAGTCCAGAGTGTTAAAGATTGTGCACCACTTGGCTCTCGAAT
This window harbors:
- the lsa20 gene encoding LIC11469 family lipoprotein adhesin Lsa20, with protein sequence MIIGLFRHSIVSVIFFALSMFILSCSEKEDKLMHDHHQTTVTNPQPANKVKLDVKWEYTSLPLEMEIREPSGAQSLTLWTTGTVQEGKRAPFGDPIPDAQIVLKPGSKKQFLLVMKNTTENPVYFFAAPHSAMPVEHSFGFKFKCLCVNHAFSIPPNETWYRVVEIRLAPDFLGDSLVLTHNLIGISRERMLQFEQSASKSIQSELD